A genomic window from Rhizobium sp. Pop5 includes:
- a CDS encoding ABC transporter ATP-binding protein, protein MEKSLARYIWKNTRLQQLWILAVVAASMIPYFLSFDLPKQIVNGPIQGDGFEGPGATQTFMHIAYDIPLIGHVEFFQGLQLNRFQMLMALSLVFLTLVVLNGLFKFYINTYKGRLGERMLRRIRFELIDRVLRFPPAHFKRVKSAEIATMIKDEVEPMGGFTGDAFVSPALLGGQAITALAFIIVQNFWLGMIAAGIVGVQAVVIPRMRKRLLDLGRQRQLTARELSGRVGEIVDGIGTIHGNDTSNLERADIASRLGRIFSIRYDLYQWKFLVKFINNFLAQVTPFLFYAIGGYLALQGRLDIGQLVAVISAYKDLPGPLKELIDWDQMRQDVQVKYQQVYEQFNVEPLIDSRIQELAITPVGALTSALVVTNLTLSDDSGARLVDHVSVEIKPNETVAIVGPNGSGAEAFAEALGRMVWPDSGRITIDGRDLLDLPESITGRRISYASADTFFFHGSLASNLLYGLKHAPMTDAVYDEREAQEYKWHSIEAVKAGNPTLDLNSDWVDYKAAGANGPEDLLKAIRPVLDAVLISQDILDLALRSNVNTDVHVAVSDHVVALRASLRDRLRDEGLDGIVVPFDFDAYNAQATVGENLLFGTMKRPLMTNRRLAAHPYFQQLFRETGLSTDLYAMGLEIAENAVELFHDLPPDHPFFQQLTFMTADDIPTYQALLQKLQSRRFEDATPEERSAIIRLSFAYIEPRHRFGLLTNELMDKIVSARKQFHEHIPADLAELIERYDAERFTPSASLMDNVLFGRIAYQQADASDRIRAIMGELFDALDLYDDVLSIGLEFDVGSGGKRLTMVQRQKLNLARALLKRSDYFIFNRPLSALDQRVQDQITRNIIEGLHEEGHRPAIIWVLTNARLAEMFDRILLFDRGGLAEAGNYPELSEKNGMFKELLS, encoded by the coding sequence ATGGAAAAAAGCCTCGCCCGCTACATCTGGAAGAACACGCGGCTGCAGCAGCTGTGGATCCTGGCTGTCGTCGCCGCCTCGATGATTCCCTACTTCCTGTCCTTCGACCTGCCGAAGCAGATCGTCAACGGGCCGATTCAGGGCGATGGCTTCGAAGGTCCCGGCGCAACGCAGACCTTCATGCATATCGCCTACGACATTCCGCTGATCGGCCATGTGGAATTCTTTCAAGGTCTGCAGCTCAACCGCTTCCAGATGCTGATGGCTCTCAGCCTGGTGTTTCTGACGCTGGTCGTCCTGAACGGCCTCTTCAAATTCTACATCAACACCTATAAGGGCCGGCTCGGCGAACGCATGCTGCGCCGCATTCGCTTCGAGCTCATCGACCGCGTGCTGCGGTTCCCGCCCGCCCATTTCAAGCGGGTAAAATCGGCTGAGATCGCCACCATGATCAAGGACGAGGTGGAGCCGATGGGCGGCTTCACCGGCGACGCCTTCGTCTCGCCCGCCCTTCTCGGCGGCCAGGCGATCACAGCGCTCGCCTTCATCATCGTACAAAATTTCTGGCTCGGCATGATCGCCGCCGGCATCGTCGGCGTGCAGGCGGTCGTCATCCCCCGCATGCGCAAGCGCCTCTTGGATCTCGGCCGCCAGCGGCAGCTGACCGCGCGCGAGCTTTCCGGCCGCGTCGGCGAAATCGTCGACGGCATCGGCACGATACACGGCAACGACACATCAAACCTCGAACGGGCCGACATCGCCTCACGGCTCGGCCGCATCTTCTCGATCCGTTACGACCTGTATCAGTGGAAGTTCCTGGTGAAGTTCATCAACAACTTCCTCGCCCAGGTCACGCCTTTCCTGTTCTACGCGATCGGCGGTTATCTCGCGCTGCAGGGCAGACTCGACATCGGCCAGCTTGTCGCCGTCATATCGGCCTACAAGGACCTGCCCGGTCCGCTCAAGGAACTGATCGACTGGGACCAGATGCGCCAGGACGTGCAGGTAAAGTACCAGCAGGTCTACGAGCAGTTCAACGTCGAGCCGTTGATCGACAGCCGCATCCAGGAACTGGCGATCACCCCGGTCGGCGCGCTGACGAGCGCGCTTGTTGTCACCAACCTGACACTCTCCGACGACAGCGGCGCGCGTCTCGTCGACCACGTCTCGGTCGAAATCAAACCGAACGAGACGGTTGCGATCGTCGGCCCGAACGGCAGCGGCGCCGAAGCCTTCGCCGAAGCGCTCGGACGCATGGTCTGGCCGGATTCAGGCCGCATCACCATTGATGGGCGCGACCTCCTGGACCTGCCGGAATCGATCACTGGCCGCCGCATTTCCTATGCCTCGGCCGATACTTTCTTCTTCCATGGCTCGCTGGCGAGCAATCTGCTCTACGGCCTCAAGCACGCGCCGATGACCGACGCCGTCTACGACGAGAGGGAAGCGCAGGAATATAAATGGCATTCCATCGAAGCGGTGAAGGCTGGCAATCCGACACTCGACCTCAACAGCGACTGGGTGGACTACAAGGCCGCCGGCGCCAACGGGCCGGAAGATCTGCTGAAGGCCATCCGCCCGGTGCTCGACGCCGTCCTGATCTCGCAGGACATCCTCGACCTGGCGCTGCGCTCGAACGTCAATACCGACGTGCATGTCGCGGTCAGCGATCACGTCGTGGCGCTGCGCGCGTCGTTGCGAGACCGGCTGCGTGACGAGGGTCTCGACGGCATCGTCGTGCCTTTCGATTTCGACGCCTACAATGCCCAGGCGACCGTTGGCGAAAACCTGCTCTTCGGCACGATGAAGCGGCCTTTGATGACCAATCGCAGGCTTGCGGCTCACCCCTACTTCCAGCAGCTGTTCCGTGAGACCGGCCTCAGCACCGACCTCTATGCTATGGGCCTCGAAATCGCCGAGAACGCCGTGGAACTCTTCCACGACCTGCCGCCGGATCATCCCTTCTTCCAACAGCTGACCTTCATGACGGCGGACGACATTCCGACCTACCAGGCGCTGTTGCAGAAGCTGCAAAGCCGGCGCTTCGAGGACGCCACGCCGGAGGAGCGCTCGGCCATCATCCGGTTGAGCTTTGCCTATATCGAACCGCGCCACCGCTTCGGCTTGTTGACGAACGAGCTGATGGACAAGATCGTCAGTGCCCGCAAGCAGTTCCACGAGCATATTCCGGCCGATCTCGCCGAACTGATCGAGCGCTACGATGCCGAGCGTTTCACCCCTTCGGCAAGCCTGATGGACAATGTGCTCTTCGGCCGCATCGCCTATCAGCAGGCCGATGCCTCCGACCGCATCCGCGCGATCATGGGCGAGCTCTTCGACGCGCTCGACCTTTATGACGACGTACTTTCGATCGGCCTCGAATTCGATGTCGGTTCAGGCGGCAAGCGGCTGACCATGGTGCAACGGCAGAAGCTCAATCTTGCCCGCGCGCTCTTGAAGCGCTCGGACTATTTCATCTTCAACCGGCCGCTTTCGGCGCTCGATCAGCGTGTCCAGGATCAGATCACCCGCAACATCATCGAAGGCCTGCACGAGGAAGGCCACCGGCCGGCCATCATCTGGGTGCTCACCAACGCGCGCCTCGCCGAGATGTTCGACCGGATCCTGCTCTTCGACCGCGGCGGATTGGCGGAAGCCGGGAACTATCCGGAGCTTTCCGAGAAAAACGGTATGTTCAAGGAACTGTTATCGTAA
- a CDS encoding glycosyltransferase family protein, producing MTAPRIFFYVQHLLGIGHIARASRIANALAKNGFDVTVVTGGLPVPGFPGEGVKTVALPAVVASNAGFSGLADADGRPADEAFLNARRQLLLDAFHAARPNVVIIEAFPFGRRQMRFELLPLLEAIGKAEPRPKLLSSVRDILQENRKAGRDAETAALVRDHFDAVLIHGDPGFVRLEDTFPLTSEIADRLRYTGLVAAPPAPEPIETFDIIASAGGGAVGAELIGAAKEAAAMMPANLRWLLISGPNLPEADFAALSRDAAPNVTLVRFRKDFPSLLRGAKVSISQAGYNTVGDLLRTKCRAILIPFVAGGETEQTVRAERLQALGLADILPEKGLTPDHVKEAVEKALAAPRRGPMQLDLEGAEKTAAIIRSMIAESLAQSKIPVI from the coding sequence ATGACGGCACCGCGTATCTTCTTCTATGTCCAGCATCTGCTCGGCATCGGTCACATCGCCCGCGCCAGCCGCATCGCCAATGCGCTTGCCAAGAACGGTTTCGATGTGACCGTCGTGACCGGCGGCCTGCCGGTGCCGGGTTTCCCCGGCGAAGGCGTGAAGACCGTGGCTTTGCCGGCGGTCGTTGCCAGCAATGCGGGCTTTTCCGGCCTCGCTGATGCCGATGGCCGGCCGGCGGACGAGGCTTTCCTCAATGCCCGTCGCCAGCTGCTGCTCGACGCTTTCCATGCCGCAAGGCCCAATGTCGTCATCATAGAGGCCTTTCCCTTCGGCCGGCGTCAGATGCGCTTCGAACTGCTGCCGCTGCTCGAGGCGATCGGCAAGGCCGAACCGCGCCCGAAACTCCTAAGTTCGGTGCGTGACATCCTACAGGAAAACCGCAAGGCCGGCCGCGATGCCGAGACCGCCGCCCTTGTCAGGGATCATTTCGATGCCGTGCTCATCCATGGCGACCCCGGTTTCGTCAGGCTCGAAGATACTTTCCCGCTGACCTCGGAGATCGCCGACAGGCTGCGGTACACCGGCCTCGTCGCAGCGCCGCCGGCGCCGGAGCCGATCGAGACATTCGATATCATCGCCTCAGCGGGTGGCGGTGCGGTCGGCGCCGAACTGATCGGCGCGGCAAAGGAGGCGGCGGCGATGATGCCCGCCAATCTTCGGTGGCTGCTGATATCAGGACCGAATCTGCCCGAGGCCGATTTTGCCGCGCTATCGCGCGATGCGGCCCCGAACGTGACCCTGGTGCGCTTCCGCAAGGATTTTCCCTCGCTGCTGCGGGGCGCCAAGGTCTCGATCTCGCAAGCGGGCTACAATACAGTCGGCGACCTCTTGCGCACCAAATGCCGGGCGATCCTCATCCCCTTCGTCGCCGGTGGCGAGACGGAGCAGACAGTGCGCGCCGAGCGGCTGCAGGCGCTCGGCCTCGCCGACATCCTGCCGGAAAAAGGACTGACGCCCGACCACGTGAAAGAAGCTGTCGAAAAGGCGCTTGCAGCGCCCCGGCGGGGGCCGATGCAGCTCGATCTCGAAGGGGCGGAGAAAACGGCGGCCATCATTCGCTCCATGATTGCCGAATCGCTCGCCCAATCCAAAATTCCTGTGATATAA
- a CDS encoding glycosyltransferase: MPPRRKILVVLKGYPRLSETFIAQELLGLEKAGFDLTLISMRRPTDKKRHPVHDEIRARVVYLPEYLHEEPIRVLKGLFAGFSKTGFKALMKRFFADLKRDISRNRFRRLGQALVLAREWPDGGEWLHAHFIHTPASVTEYASILTGTPWTCSAHAKDIWTSPDWELHEKLGSARWTVTCTRTGYEHMRTLTPRKEAVHLSYHGLDLARFGHFAGERSNRTGSNPDDPAFILSVGRAVEKKGYDVLLRALALLPADLHWRMGHIGGGEELSKLKALAAELGLSGRIVWKGAMAQEDVLDHYRRADIFALACRIAGNGDRDGLPNVLVEASSQRLVCLSTAVSGVPELLNNGENGLVVPPEDPALLARALEAAIRDPALRKRLGDAAERRVREEFDYHSSIRQLTGLFEAEWQKAS; the protein is encoded by the coding sequence TTGCCGCCACGCCGCAAGATCCTCGTCGTGCTGAAAGGCTATCCCCGCCTTTCGGAAACCTTCATCGCCCAGGAATTGCTCGGCCTCGAAAAGGCCGGCTTCGACCTGACCCTGATTTCGATGCGCCGGCCGACCGACAAGAAGCGTCATCCCGTGCATGACGAGATCAGGGCGCGCGTCGTCTATCTCCCGGAATATCTGCACGAGGAGCCGATCCGCGTGCTGAAAGGCCTGTTCGCCGGTTTTTCGAAAACCGGCTTCAAGGCGCTGATGAAACGCTTCTTCGCCGACCTCAAGCGCGATATTTCCCGCAATCGCTTCCGCCGGCTCGGCCAGGCGCTGGTGCTCGCGCGCGAATGGCCCGACGGGGGCGAATGGCTGCATGCCCATTTCATCCACACGCCGGCCTCGGTGACGGAATATGCGAGCATCCTGACCGGGACACCCTGGACATGTTCCGCGCACGCCAAGGACATTTGGACGTCGCCCGACTGGGAACTGCACGAGAAGCTCGGTAGCGCGCGCTGGACCGTCACCTGCACCAGGACCGGCTACGAGCACATGCGCACACTGACGCCACGCAAGGAGGCGGTGCACCTGAGTTACCACGGTCTCGACCTTGCACGATTCGGCCATTTTGCCGGCGAGCGCTCGAACCGGACCGGCAGCAATCCGGACGATCCCGCCTTCATCCTCAGCGTCGGCCGCGCCGTCGAGAAAAAAGGCTACGACGTGTTGCTGCGTGCGCTGGCACTTCTGCCGGCAGACCTCCATTGGCGCATGGGCCATATCGGCGGCGGCGAGGAGCTTTCGAAGCTGAAGGCGCTCGCCGCCGAACTCGGCCTCTCCGGCCGCATCGTCTGGAAGGGCGCCATGGCGCAGGAAGACGTGCTCGATCACTATCGCCGCGCCGACATCTTCGCGCTCGCGTGCCGGATTGCCGGCAATGGTGACCGCGACGGCCTGCCGAACGTGTTGGTCGAGGCATCGAGCCAGCGGCTCGTCTGCCTCTCGACCGCTGTATCCGGCGTGCCGGAACTGCTGAACAACGGCGAGAACGGTCTCGTCGTGCCGCCGGAGGATCCGGCGCTGCTCGCCCGGGCGCTGGAAGCGGCAATCCGCGATCCGGCGCTGCGCAAGCGCCTTGGCGACGCCGCCGAAAGGCGCGTGCGCGAAGAGTTCGACTATCACTCCAGCATCCGACAGCTCACCGGTCTGTTCGAGGCCGAATGGCAGAAGGCGTCATGA
- a CDS encoding glycosyltransferase family protein: MARRLEDARILMYSHDTFGLGHLRRCRAIAHALVEDYRGLNILIISGATIAGAFDYRARVDFVKIPSVIKLRNGEYTSLASHIDLHETLKMRESSIRHTAETFQPDIFIVDKEPMGLKGEVEDTLAYLKARGTVLVLGLREIMDAPHLLEAEWKKNSIMQKIDQYYDSVWVYGPPDFYDPLVGLDVPASLRRKMDFVGFLQRSVSKGKSSINARKDNYLLVTTGGGGDGSDLVHDVLNAYEADPTLTQKALVVLGPYMPAAERAKLVQKGEAIPYIEVIEFDNHMEELIAGATGVVAMGGYNTYCEILSFDKPALIVPRVKPREEQLLRAQRASELGLVDMLLPDQSVDPTVMAEALKRLPSRLPPSKTGSNMRLEGLDHISQTVGRWLDSRGSHLAVVGAE, translated from the coding sequence ATGGCCAGACGTCTCGAAGATGCACGCATCCTCATGTACAGCCACGACACTTTCGGTCTCGGCCACCTGCGCCGCTGTCGCGCCATCGCCCATGCGCTGGTCGAGGATTATCGCGGCCTCAACATCCTCATCATTTCGGGTGCGACGATCGCCGGCGCCTTCGACTACCGCGCCCGTGTCGACTTCGTGAAGATCCCGAGCGTCATCAAGCTCCGCAACGGCGAATATACGTCGCTCGCAAGCCACATCGACCTGCACGAGACGTTGAAGATGCGCGAATCGAGCATTCGCCACACGGCCGAGACCTTCCAGCCCGATATCTTCATCGTCGACAAGGAACCGATGGGGCTGAAGGGTGAGGTCGAGGATACGCTCGCCTACCTCAAGGCCCGCGGCACCGTGCTGGTGCTTGGCCTGCGCGAGATCATGGATGCGCCGCATCTGCTCGAAGCCGAGTGGAAGAAGAACAGCATCATGCAGAAGATCGACCAATATTATGACAGTGTCTGGGTCTACGGTCCGCCTGACTTCTACGATCCGCTTGTTGGTCTCGACGTACCGGCCAGCCTGCGCCGGAAGATGGATTTCGTCGGCTTCCTTCAGCGCAGCGTCTCCAAGGGCAAAAGTTCGATCAACGCCCGCAAGGACAATTACCTGCTCGTCACGACAGGCGGCGGCGGCGACGGCTCCGATCTCGTCCACGACGTCTTGAACGCCTACGAGGCCGATCCGACTCTGACGCAGAAAGCGCTCGTCGTGCTCGGGCCTTATATGCCGGCCGCCGAGCGCGCCAAGCTGGTGCAGAAGGGGGAAGCCATTCCCTATATCGAGGTGATCGAGTTCGACAATCATATGGAGGAGCTGATCGCCGGCGCTACCGGCGTCGTCGCCATGGGCGGCTACAACACCTATTGCGAGATCCTCTCCTTCGATAAACCCGCGCTTATCGTGCCGCGCGTCAAGCCGCGCGAGGAGCAGTTGCTGCGCGCCCAGCGCGCTAGCGAACTCGGCCTCGTCGACATGCTGCTGCCGGACCAGTCGGTCGATCCCACTGTTATGGCCGAGGCGCTGAAGCGCCTGCCCTCCCGCTTGCCGCCGTCGAAGACCGGCAGCAATATGCGCCTCGAGGGGCTCGACCATATTTCGCAGACCGTCGGCCGTTGGCTCGACAGCCGCGGCAGCCACCTTGCCGTCGTCGGCGCAGAATAG